One stretch of Limnohabitans sp. DNA includes these proteins:
- the lpxB gene encoding lipid-A-disaccharide synthase produces MPKAPAGALSFAMVAGEASGDLLAGLLIQGLHGRWPQARGMGIGGPRMQAQGFEAWWPHDKLAVRGYVEVLRHYRSIVAIRDQLRQRLLAQPPDVFIGVDAPDFNLDLESKLKAAGVPTMHFVCPSIWAWRPERIEKIRFSVDHMLCIFPFEPALLAQAGVQATYVGHPLAQTIPMHPDRLSARQSLGLDAQRPVVAVLPGSRQSEIEHLTPRFVQAAQIMQRQNSSFQFILPAIPSLQPRIQALVDGQGGVPGLQVLHGQSHAALAACDVTLIASGTATLEAALFKRPMVIGYHMNWLSWQIMKRQQLQPWVGLPNILSEDFVVPEFLQDRCTPEALAQACLSWLSAPDRVDALQSRFQQLHLALQRDTAQISTHALEKVLSR; encoded by the coding sequence ATGCCCAAAGCCCCTGCGGGGGCTTTGTCCTTTGCCATGGTGGCTGGAGAGGCCTCGGGTGATTTGCTGGCGGGCTTGCTGATTCAGGGCTTGCACGGGCGCTGGCCGCAGGCGCGTGGTATGGGCATTGGCGGGCCACGGATGCAGGCCCAAGGTTTTGAAGCATGGTGGCCGCACGACAAACTGGCGGTGCGCGGTTATGTCGAGGTGTTGCGCCATTACCGGAGCATCGTGGCCATTCGAGATCAGTTGCGCCAGCGTTTATTGGCCCAGCCGCCTGATGTGTTCATTGGTGTGGACGCCCCTGACTTCAATCTGGACCTCGAATCCAAGCTCAAGGCTGCAGGTGTTCCCACGATGCATTTTGTGTGTCCATCGATTTGGGCCTGGCGGCCTGAGCGCATCGAGAAGATCCGGTTCAGCGTGGACCACATGCTGTGCATTTTCCCCTTTGAGCCTGCGCTTTTGGCCCAGGCCGGGGTGCAGGCCACTTACGTCGGTCACCCCTTGGCGCAAACCATTCCCATGCACCCGGATCGCTTGTCGGCCCGTCAATCCCTGGGCCTGGATGCGCAAAGGCCCGTGGTGGCGGTTTTGCCGGGCAGCAGGCAATCCGAAATCGAGCACCTGACACCCCGCTTTGTACAAGCCGCACAAATCATGCAGCGACAAAACTCGTCCTTCCAATTTATTTTGCCAGCCATTCCCAGCTTGCAGCCGCGCATTCAGGCGCTGGTCGATGGGCAAGGCGGTGTGCCTGGTTTGCAGGTGCTCCACGGCCAGTCGCATGCCGCGCTGGCCGCGTGTGATGTGACCTTGATCGCCAGTGGCACGGCCACGCTGGAGGCGGCCTTGTTCAAGCGCCCCATGGTCATTGGTTACCACATGAACTGGCTCAGCTGGCAGATCATGAAGCGCCAGCAGCTTCAGCCCTGGGTGGGTTTGCCCAATATCCTGAGCGAGGACTTTGTAGTGCCCGAGTTTTTGCAGGACCGCTGCACGCCCGAGGCCTTGGCCCAGGCTTGTCTGTCCTGGTTGTCCGCCCCTGACCGGGTGGACGCCTTGCAGTCCCGTTTTCAACAATTGCACCTGGCTTTGCAGCGTGACACAGCCCAGATCTCGACCCATGCCCTCGAAAAAGTCCTCTCGCGCTGA
- the lpxA gene encoding acyl-ACP--UDP-N-acetylglucosamine O-acyltransferase, translating into MSKIHPTAIISPRAELDSSVSVGPYTVIGPHVSIGAGTTVASHCVIEGHTTIGRDNRIFQFNSLGAVPQDKKYNNEPCELHIGDRNTIREFCTFNIGSPGDRAVTSVGHDNWIMAYVHLAHDCQVGSNTIFANNTQLAGHVVVEDWVILGGFTVVHQFCRIGAHSFTAMNSLLFADLPPFVMAQGQPAQARSMNFEGLRRRGFSAERISAVKAMHKALYRDGLSLSDAMARIAALALDKPETLPDVDMMLGFLQTASPQRGIVR; encoded by the coding sequence ATGAGCAAGATCCACCCAACGGCCATCATCAGCCCGAGGGCCGAACTTGACAGTTCGGTGTCCGTCGGGCCCTACACCGTGATTGGGCCCCATGTGTCCATCGGCGCGGGCACCACGGTGGCCAGCCACTGCGTGATCGAAGGTCACACCACGATCGGCCGCGACAATCGAATCTTTCAGTTCAACTCCTTGGGTGCTGTGCCCCAGGACAAGAAGTACAACAACGAGCCTTGCGAATTGCACATTGGTGACCGCAACACGATCCGTGAGTTTTGTACCTTCAACATTGGCTCGCCTGGCGACCGGGCCGTGACCTCGGTGGGCCACGACAACTGGATCATGGCTTATGTGCATTTGGCGCACGATTGCCAAGTGGGCAGCAACACGATCTTTGCCAACAACACACAACTGGCCGGCCATGTGGTGGTCGAGGATTGGGTGATTCTGGGCGGCTTTACCGTGGTGCACCAGTTTTGCCGCATTGGGGCACACAGTTTCACGGCCATGAACTCTTTGCTGTTTGCCGACCTGCCGCCTTTCGTGATGGCACAAGGCCAGCCAGCCCAAGCTCGATCGATGAACTTTGAAGGCTTGCGTCGGCGCGGGTTCTCGGCCGAACGCATCAGCGCCGTCAAGGCCATGCACAAAGCGCTTTACCGTGACGGCTTGTCGCTTAGTGATGCCATGGCCCGCATTGCTGCTTTGGCTCTGGACAAGCCCGAGACCCTGCCTGATGTAGACATGATGCTGGGCTTTTTACAAACCGCTTCACCCCAGCGTGGAATCGTGCGTTGA
- the fabZ gene encoding 3-hydroxyacyl-ACP dehydratase FabZ has translation MMDIHKILKQLPHRYPILLVDRVLELEKGVRIKALKNVSINEPHFQGHFPHRPVMPGVLMLEALAQAAALLAFDTLGETPDEQTVYYFAGIDGARFKRPVEPGDQLILDVELDRMKAGIFKFKARAKVGDEIAAEAELMCTMRKIPQA, from the coding sequence ATGATGGACATCCACAAAATTCTCAAGCAGTTGCCGCACCGCTATCCCATCTTGTTGGTCGACCGCGTGCTGGAACTGGAAAAAGGCGTGCGCATCAAGGCGCTGAAAAACGTGTCCATCAATGAGCCCCATTTTCAGGGGCACTTTCCGCATCGTCCAGTGATGCCGGGTGTATTAATGCTTGAGGCATTGGCCCAGGCCGCTGCCTTGTTGGCTTTCGACACCCTGGGTGAGACGCCCGATGAACAAACAGTCTATTACTTTGCAGGCATTGATGGTGCGCGATTCAAGCGCCCGGTGGAGCCAGGCGACCAGTTGATTCTGGATGTGGAGCTTGACCGCATGAAGGCTGGTATTTTCAAGTTCAAGGCCCGTGCGAAGGTGGGCGACGAGATCGCGGCTGAGGCCGAGTTGATGTGTACCATGCGGAAAATTCCGCAGGCTTGA